GGCCGGCACGGACCAGAGGTTCTGGCTCGTGATCCACGGCTTGACCGCGCGGAAGATGATGTACACCCACAGACAGAATGAAGCCAGCATAAGAATGTGCCAGAAGCGCCCGAGCTCCAGGAACTCCCAGCCCTGGCTCCCAAACCAGTAGGCCATGTCGTCGGTCAGCATGCCCGTGTGACCCGCATAGATGCCGAACAGCGCACCAGCACCCACGAGGACACACAGCGCGAAGAGCAGGTTGATCAGGAACCGCTGCCCGTTTGGAACCTTTGAAATTCTGGGCAGGAAGAAAAGGGTGTAACCGACCCAGGCCATGAAGAACCAGTAGATCTGCACGATGGCATGATAGCTGCGAACGACGCTAAAGGGGATGACGAGCCCGAATGCGCCCAAGATCGTTTCACCAGGCCCACCACCGACGAAATCCTCCGCGCCCAGAATACCGGCCAACACCTGAACCAGGAACAGGATCACGGCGAAGGCAAAGAACTTATACGTGGCGCGCTGAGTCGGTCGAACGTAAGCGTCACCCTTGTTTTCAAGGTCGACTGTGGTCAGCGACCAATCCCGCCCGTTGAACGGCTCGCCAGGCAGGGTCTTCATTTCGCCGTAGACATACAGGACCAGCATGGTACCGGCGAACAGTACGAGGATTGAGAGGAAGCTCCAAATGTAGGTCGCGTATGTCGGGATGTTACCGGCATCAGGATCGTACGGCCAGTTATGGGTATAGCTATAGATCTCACCCGGCCGATTCGCGCCGGCTACCCAGCCACCCCAGAAGAAGTAACCTGCCAATGCCCTGATGTCATCCGGGTTCTGAACAAAGCTCTTGACTCGACCACTCTGGAAGGCCTCTTCATAAGTTTGATCAGTGAACATCCTCGTGTAATGCTTCACCAACTCTTCATGTGCAAAGATCTGAGCATCGTTCAATCGAATTACGCCAGCCGCCGCGTCATACCCGTTCTGATGGATCTCGCGCTTGACCTTTCCCGCGATCCCATCCTTCTCATCCTGAGTGGCTGGGCGTCCCTGCTCTTTCTCAATCTGCATCTCATAGTACTTGCTCATTCCGGTAAAGGTCCGATGCAGAGCCTCTGCGGTGAAATCCGGTCCGCGCTCAGCGCCGTCACCCCAGAAGGACCCATACAGCATCAAGCCCTTCAGGTGGAAGACCTGCTTTCCGCGGTTCATTTCCCACTCGGGAACTACGACCTTCCCGGTTGAGTCTACGAAATTAACCAGAGGGGGAGCTCCAACATAAGTCCAGACA
This DNA window, taken from Candidatus Methylomirabilis tolerans, encodes the following:
- a CDS encoding nitric-oxide reductase → MSPNPNGAVSKKSERTFAQVLLIKKYWWLHALIVTAISVIGLVALGVWTYVGAPPLVNFVDSTGKVVVPEWEMNRGKQVFHLKGLMLYGSFWGDGAERGPDFTAEALHRTFTGMSKYYEMQIEKEQGRPATQDEKDGIAGKVKREIHQNGYDAAAGVIRLNDAQIFAHEELVKHYTRMFTDQTYEEAFQSGRVKSFVQNPDDIRALAGYFFWGGWVAGANRPGEIYSYTHNWPYDPDAGNIPTYATYIWSFLSILVLFAGTMLVLYVYGEMKTLPGEPFNGRDWSLTTVDLENKGDAYVRPTQRATYKFFAFAVILFLVQVLAGILGAEDFVGGGPGETILGAFGLVIPFSVVRSYHAIVQIYWFFMAWVGYTLFFLPRISKVPNGQRFLINLLFALCVLVGAGALFGIYAGHTGMLTDDMAYWFGSQGWEFLELGRFWHILMLASFCLWVYIIFRAVKPWITSQNLWSVPA